TGGATGTGTTTCCCAGTAGCTATAGCGTAAAGTCTGGTCATAGGCTGGTCAATGCTGTCAGTGGTCAATTCCTAATATATTAAACACTTACTTTTGCTTTGCTGTTGaatttcattttcattataCATCTCTGGGACTTCCTGCTTTCTGATTAAACGAAACCATGTTTTGCATTCAAAAACTCCCGACAGTAGACTCCAGTATATTGTGAATGGTCTGGTCACACTCACAAAAATCAGTCAATATAGTCAATATATCAGTTTATCTTTGTGCTCATTAATgtgttatatggacaaaagtattgggactcctgctcatttgctctttcttctgaaatcaagggtatttaaagagttgatcctgcttttgttggagtaactgtctctactgtgcagggaagaaggctttctactagattttggaggaggagcattgctgtgaggatttgattgcattcagcaacataaGCTGAAGtcaatgaggtcaggatgttgggtgatcaaaATACCTCAAAAGTATTTGGGGGTATTACAAAGAGTttttctctactgttcaggaaagaagacatccacctcatcatccccaacttccaaattcatcccaaaagtactgcatggagctccaccaccatccatcattccagagaacacagttcttccactgctccacagctcctcaatgctatGCCCCTCTAAAccaacacctggcattaagcatagAGCCAACAGGTTCGtgttcctattctattggcaatacttctcaatactacagggactagacaagctgtgtgtgtgtgtgcatttgcacatctgtgtcagtaatgggtgcagcttaaagttgctcaatgcattcattagaagaggtgtccacaaatatttggacatatggtggaCGTATGTGTTTATGATGATCAGAATCCAGACATTCACCGAATTGTAAATTTAAAGACTCGAGTGCAGCAGAAATCTGATTTACAGTGAAGGGACGGCTGCTTCCTGCCTGTGGATTTACCAGCAGGCCGGCGTCTTCTTCTCTCTGCAGCATCTTTACAGTAACGCTCTCCAAAATAGACATCCTGCGCCTCTGTGGGCACAGTACGTGCCAAAGCTGTGGTTGGAGCCTGTACtgatgtgcatttgcacaccatCCAGCTGTTGTCTGACATCTTGCTGATATTTAAACCCAGCTTGCACAAAGAGCCAGCGTGCTCAGTGTACTGCTGCTGGTGTGGAGGTACCTCACTGAACTGGAGCCTTTACCCTCTTTAGCTGTTTCTCTCTGCAGGAAACACACATTTCCCCCTTTGACACGCTAATCAGTACCACATTTTGAGGAAGTGTAAGCAGGCCTGCAGAGCTGAACAGAAAGTAAAAGTAGTTCAGTGCTGCACTGCAGACATGGGGTCTGTAAACTCCTCAGTCCAGGGTCTTTTGGGCCTACTTTTCAATTCCTCTGTCTCATAAATACAGCAGATACACACGAATTTCATGGGTTCAGGAAAATGCATAGCATTATTTGAATAACTTATGATTATTTGAAAGCACTTTTAGTacttactgagtaattcatagagAATGCTCAGTAatttatagtacatactgaatgattcacaaAAGATATTGAATAGTTAATAGTAgctacaaaataattcatagatgatactgaataattcatagtagttgctgaattattcatagtggatagtaaCGATTTCATTAGGGATAATGAATGGTAGTAGAATGAtttataatagttaataattaGTAGTGAATACATTTGAataagtaatgaataattaatagtagatagtgaataattaatagtggatagccaatcattcataatggatactgagtaattcatagtggatagtgaataactcatagtaaatagtgattaatataTAGTGAATATTGATGAATTCATAATGGATAATGATTGATAGTGGAATGATTTATAATAGTCAATCATTAGTATTCAATAGGTTTTAGTAGTTACTGAAGTAATAGtgaatagtgaataattcatagtggatactgaataatctatagtggatagtgaataatccatagtgaatagtaaataattcatagtagatagtaAATCATTCAGAGTAGAaagtgaataattcattgtgatTAAtatatagtggatactgatgaATTCATAATGGATAATGATTGGTAGTGAAATGATTTATAATAGTTAATCATTAGTAGTGAATAggttttagtaggtactgaaggcatagtagatagtgaataatctatagtggatagtgaataatatatagtagatattgaataatctatagtagatattgaataatctaTAGTGGATAGTAAATAATCTATAGTGGATAGTAAACAATCTATAGTGGATAGTGATTAATCTATAGTGGATAGTAAATGATctatagtggatagtgaataatatataatagatattgaataatctaTAGTAGCTATTGAATAATctatagtggatagtgaataatctATAGTGGATAGTGATTAATctatagtggatagtgaataatatattgtggatagtgaataatctatagtagatattgaataatctatagtggatagtgaataatctATAGTGGATAGTGATTAATctatagtagatattgaataatctaaagtagatattgaataatctatagtggatagtgaataatctatagtggatagtgaataatctATAGTGGATAGTGATTAATCTATAGTAGATAGTGAATAATCTaaagtagatattgaataatctaTAGTGGGTAGTGAATAATCTATAGTGGATAGTGATTAATCTATAGTGGATagtgagtaattcatagtgaatattcAAGCTTTCATAGTAGagactgagtaattcatagtggatagtgaataattcatagtggatagtgaataattcatagtggatactgaataatctatagtggacactgagtaattcatagtggatagtgaataatctatagtggacactgagtaattcatagtggatagtgaataatctatagtggacactgagtaatttatagtggatagtgaataactcatagtagacAGTCAATAACTGCAATTATATATTTAGAGAAATGTACAAATATAATTACACAGTCAGACAATTGAACAAAACAGACATCCAAGTCAAGAACAACATTTCAGAGAAAATCTTCTGCTCAGACTAACAGTTCTCATGTCGTCTGAAATCTAGAATTGAAATGGCGCCacagataaaatacaaagaaggcTCTTCTTAGAACGCTGGCAGTTTTGGCAGTCTTACTCATTTAATCCTGGCAGTGCTTGAGCAACCGTAAAGACCAGGGCACCAATATCTCTACTTCTCCATGTTCCAACAGGCAGTGTTATACACGTTGTGTCCTAAAGAGACTGGAGCTGTTTACACAGTCTATCATCTTATTGCGTTTCTGTGATCAGAAGACAGTAAACACCTGTCAGACTGTACCCACATCCTGTGTGCACGTGAGTGGCTGGGTGAGTTTCTTGCATTTTGGTGCATTGCTGTAACCAAAGACATAGACATGATGCACTGCTGAAAAAACAACATGGCGGTTTGTGGGTAAAGTTAAAGGGCATGTTTGTTCCTTTAAGCAGAAAACATTGAACACACCCTTTTTTCGAGAGTGTGACATGAAATGGCATTGATCAGCACACTGTTACAAGAGTATAGAGGtcattaaatgtaatttacCATATTCAGAAGGTCCAATCTTTCAAATTTCCTTTAGAAGTGCTCAGCACAGGcttaaatataaaggtgctttgatgccacagaagaattttaattccataaagaatcattaTGTAAACAAAATGTGTGTGAAGAGCCTTTTGAAGGTATAAAAATGTTGATATAAGGTTCTTTCctaatttatttgaataaatcTGGACAATTTTAATCGTACGGAGAAATGTAACATTGTTGCATGCACTAAATGTAATTGTTGCATGCACTAAAATTCCTGTATCGCTGTAATCCATGGGTCCGAATATTGTAACAATATGGAATACTGTGTATTATTCCCCATTCATCAGCTTCCTTCAGCCTGTGTGTGGAGCTGCAAGGTTCTGGTGAGCACTTTGCCCACACCGCTGAGCTGGTGTCCAGGCCGGGCTGTGATCAGCACCCTGCTGGTGCTTCGCTCCTTCAAGAACTTCATAAGAGTCCCGTCCACCTCTCTGTTGTTCCCCTGTTCATAGCCGTCCAGAACCAGGAGGCTGTCCGTGTTCCCCAGAAGGATATCTCTGACATCAGCTGTCTCCAGGCCAGCTTCGCTCGGAATGTTGGACCCCACAACCTGGAAGAAATCCCCCTCCTGTCCCTCAAAGTTCACTAGTATGACCAGTCGGATCCCGCCGATGTTGAAGAGGTCAGAGTTGAGGTTGTTAGCCCAGGAAAAGGCCAGCTTTTGGGCTAGAGATGATGTACCACTTCCCTCTTTGACCTCCAGGAGAACAGTTTCCTTTAGGCCTGGAATGATGGGCTGGAGGTGGTCATACTGCTTTTCTCTGGAAAGGATAAAACAGGGGAAGGTAATTAGCTACGTAAAAGTGAATGAAGTAAATGCTTGCTCTTGCCCTACGTGTCGACAGTGACAGCTTGGCCACTAGGTTTTAAAAAGgtgtataaaaaaatattttttatggaaccaacagtggttcttctatagcagcACTCAATAAAccactttctgtttatttactgaaacaAAAAATAGCATATAAATTAGCATATAACCTTTATATACAGGCTTCATTACTTTTCCccaaaaaatgttaaattcagtaaataaacagtaatcaTGGATAAAAGTGGGCAAATCGTGTTGGttggtgtagtggataacaatcCTATCCCTATCCCTGCCCACACTTTCTTTCCTGCTGGTCCAGGGaatcaaaccagcaaccttctggtcaCACACCCACTGCTGTACGCTTTAAGCTACGGCTATACTTCCATATTTCTAAATGAGGAAGACTTTGACAGTTGCTTCTCTGGTAATGTTACACCCCTGAGGGTACTCTAACAAGCCACCCTTCTTCAAGTACACTatgacacacaaacagcttgtctagtccctgacaagtagtattgccaatagaataggactctctgaagtggataaacatgaacctattggccccatgctgcctaataacgccaggcgtgggctagtagaggggtataaagccccccagcatgtggaagaactgtgttctctggaatgacggatggtgTTGCTTCATCCTATACTGTTTCTATCTATCCAAtatcctgaatgcaatcaaagtcTCACAGCAAAGTTCccccagaatctagtagaaagccttcttctctggacagtagagacagctactccaacaactCTTTGTAAAACagtacctttgatttcagaagaaataatgaatgagcaggtgtcccaatacttttgtccatttactgtATTTGATCAAATAGACATTTAATTCACAAATACACCACCAAGGACATCAAGGACATGTCAGTCGGTGATATACCTAAATAACATGGCCAAGGAGTCATAAGActaaggttagggtcaggggTAGGCAACCTCCCTAACATACCGCCAAAAAACCCCAGCAAGTGTCTAGTGTGGGAGTGCAGAGGCGCTGGCACTTTTAGGCTACAGTAGTGCGAGAAGTAGGTGTGTGGAATGAAAATTAATGGTAGGCGTACTTTCAGACGACTTCAGACATTTGGAGGAAATGTGCACATGACTCTGGAAAATTGAACCACAGGGTGAGATATCAGTGCCACTACTCACATTTCCCACAGTGATAAAAACAGGCTCGACCCCATGATTCTTATCTGATGCAGACTATAAATTCAcccttttttgtttatttcacttgtacagaaaaagaaaacacacactaagCTGGTTAGTCAGATGATTCTGATTCAGAAGTGGGCGTGGTCTGTTTTTTTAAGCATCTAGCAACATGTGAGCAGGGTTTAGGTGTGACTCAGTCACTGCAAAGGCCTCTGCCCTCCTTTCTGAGCGATGTTCATGTAGATGTATTTAGATTCTTGAGTCCTTTCACTCTCTGAGAAATAGGCCTGAGTCTAAGCCTGCTTTTCTAATCTTTGGGCCATCGCTGCACCTCCTACTTGCATCTGTTACAAGTAGAAGAACATGTACTTTCACTTTTATGCTCTATGCTTATATATAGAGAGTAGACAGTCCAGGGGACTGAAGCAGCGACTTTCCAGGTAGaggtgctgccagggattttgggccctatGATAAGACATTACACTAGGCCCCATGACTTTGCTGACAATTCTGTTGCCAAAATACTCCATTAATACATGTCTTATGGCCCCTGTCAATCACAGGCCCTAAACTAAGTAAGACTTTCAGTGCAGTACAGCTACCCTGGACATTTTACACCCCTGACCACTGAGAAAACCCAGGTCTAATCAGTTTGCTTCTCTAAGTTTTAGGCCACCGCTGCCCCTCTTAGTTGTATTCGTTAAAAATAGCTTATTATGCTTAAAATATTAGATTAATAAGTGCTTGACTGTTTACTCCTTGCAGTGTGACTGACTTCATTCAACCCAGCGACCACCTCTGAGCTAGCTTTGACCCTCATACACCCCAGAGGAACCTCAGTTTATACATCTACAAAAACCTGCCAgaccaggggattgaaccagtgaccttcCAGTTCCAAGCCTGCCTCTCTACCTTTCAGACATTTTACTTATATCTGTGAAAATGTGCTTATTACgcttaaaataatatattaataagtGCTCAACTGTGTTCAAAATTAaattaccattattattattaaaattccAGCATATTGTTGGGTTTAAACCTACTCCTTGCAGTGTGACTGACCTCATGCTGCAGTATAAGCCTGCTGGTGCAGGGGATTAACCCAACGACCACCACTGAGCTTGCAGTTTCTCTCAATGTGAAATAGAACAGTCTTGTGGCCTGACTGACTTTATACATTTGCAAAAACCTGCCAGACTAGGGGattgaaccagtgaccttcCAGTTCCAGTGCCTGCCTCTCTACCTTTTAGGCCACAGCTGTCCCTTTTACTTATATCTGAGATAATGTGCTTATTACGCTTAAAATATCATATTAATAAGTGCCTGACTGTGTTGAAAATTAGATACTTTTTAAAATTTCAGCATATTATTGGGTTTAAACCTACTCCTTGCAGTGTGACTGACTTACAGTGTGAGGGGATTAACCCACAGCCACCCCTCAGCTAGCATCTGACCCTTATACCTCACTGAGGAACTCCAGGTCTGAGCAGCTTGCAGTTTCTCTCTATGGGGATCAGAACAGTCTGGCATGTGACTTCTTTTTAGATTTTCCATGACTTTGGTTTTGCAAAGCTCAGCTGTGTATTTCTGACCTTTCCTGCAACGTTACTGTCCTTTCTCCCCGACAGGCCACTCACACGGTAAGTCCCTGACTCCTAACAAACTAAAGGTTAGCCTGAGCGGTTTAGCATCTTTAAGCCATTATGTAAGTGGGCCTGGGTCTGATCTTGGTAGATTATCATTGTGTTATCAATTATTAAAGGAAAATTACTCATATCTGCTACCATGACACATTTCTCTGTACTTACACAGAAACTGAAACCCCCTAAGGCACTTCTATTAGAGGCCATGAGGCAGTGGCTGAATTTCAGCAGTCTCTCAGAGAGCAGAATTGATGGTAATTTGATACAGTAAACATACAGTACTTTCACTTGTACAGTGTCTATATTATTTTACACCCCTGAACAAGTCAAACTGGTTAGAACTAATGCATATTTGCTGCTTAAAAACCACTGagagtttttgtgtttttttatatggaGCTCTTATATATAAATCatattacacaggtaggagaatgtagagttggGAGTCTTATATAGGTATAGAGTGGTGGGCTAGCCCAGCAAGGAACCAAAATCTAGTCTAGTACAGGGAGGGTGGTGTTGTTATCCGCTACACCAACCCAAACACCATatataaaatgaatgtatataaaaatgttaatttcagtaaataaataaaaactcaaAATCAGCAACACGCCATTTGAATAGGGGTGTCCAAATATCACGGTGCATCCTAGTGTATTAAACCTATAGACTGGGGCCTATATACTCACATAGTCAGGACATGCCACATGCCACAGGTTTGCCATTGTAAACctgtatattgtataataatCTGCCATAATCCAGCAAAACCTTCTTCAGCCATATTTAAATGGGGGTAAGTATCTTTGTACATCCTAAGCAGTCCTGAGAAATAGCAGTAATGTTAGTCGTGTTCTGACTGGTTAAATAAGCATAGACTTGTAAAaagtaaaggttctacaaagggttACTGGTGCAATGGCATGGAATAACAAGTGGAGAGAACCTTCATATCaattgaaggttctttagaccttcaaAAAGTCACATCTCCATTACAGACATGGCTTTCccatggcatctctcaaagaaccatttgaaacaCCTTCATTTTCAGGAGCGATGGTACTTTTCAGTTGGTTTTTAAAGCCCGTAATGGGTTAGCAGCTTCGTACCTCAAAGGTCATCAAATGCTGGCTTTCTAAATGATCCAAAAATGAGTGAAACAGCTTTTTGCCACTATGCACCACAGCTCTGAACACTCTAACAATAGATACTGGTCATCTTTTCACCATTACAAGTTTTAAAAGCAactacaaatatatttatttatagaaatggttacatctgtttatctatttcatatttcattgaAATCATGTTCATaacatttattgttttgtattacCTTATGTAACATGCTGCATTGTTTGCATGAAAACTCCTACAAaatagttgttattattattgtgttattatattattatcttGTTATTCTTGTCTTTATTTGTATATCACTAGCAAAGCCCCCAACAGTAgtagggtgaagactagcacatgtcagTAGCCACCGCTTCTTTTCTATCTGCTGCTGAAGATAGAAGGTAGCCAGggtacaacagctaacagacgtctcTGCTGACCAACATTACattaggagtgatgtggggaggaaatgCCATCAACCCTCCCCTGAGAGAGCcaggtcagttgtgctctctgcgactccggctgctgatggcaagcagcatgacccgggattcaaaccagcaatcctcaggtcatagtggtGCCCATTTCGGAGcctattattttgtattattagtcctGATTTGCTCCTGTCCCAACTTGTTGCAGGAATATGCATGTCTTTAAAAAACAATGACTTAATTAggtacatttttactttttaggATCGGTGTTGTCTCATGGGTCAGAAGGTTATACTGTCTAGGGTAAACAATGGGTTTCTACAGAAGCAGCAAATAGAGCTACGATTGAGACACACTGAAGTACTCCTTTATATAATCCACCTTACAATGGAAGGAACGAGGGTTTGTCTTGTTTGCACATGTTTCACCACCACATGAATGATAACAGCACGTCTAAGGGGCTTTGTTGATGTCACTGGGATACATTTCCACTCGCTTGTTTGTGTGCTGTCAAAACCACAGCTTCCAGGACGTGCATTTTCAGACTAGGCTGCTTTCATCTTCTAAAAGCTTTGAAATGAGCATCATAGATTTCTTTCCATTAGACGccttttcattttcaggaaACACCCCCTTtcacccccacctccacctttaCGCTACAGAGATGACAGGCACGTACCCGCAGAGAAGCTTGTGTTGGAGTGTGAACCCACTCTTCATCTCCGCTGTGTTTAGATCAGCATACCTGCGCCTCAAAACCTCCCTCAGCTTCTCTGCTTTTTCCTCAGACactggaaaaacacacactcattagtcacacacacacacacacacacacacactagggagGAATCATGCAATCACAAAATGTCAAGCAAAGCGAGTGTTTTGCTACTGTGTGACTGAAATCTGCCAAAGCAAGCAGTATGACACATTTCTAGCAGACAGCCAAACATGGAAAACATGCATGTGACCGTCTAGACTGGATATTTAATATGCTTGTTTTCTTGAATGCTTATAAAAAGGGGAAATCCActgattttatattttatttttgcataaTTAACTCCTTCATGCATCAACCCACACTGCATTTCCTCACCCTTATAACTGCAGTACTCTCATAATTAACAGCAATTTCATAGATcctacaatagaaccctgtgggattcCGCAAATATGCGAAACCTAATTATATATGCGAaacctcttatccagagcgacttacaaggttactggtattacagaggtgagccaatgtagtgttaggagtcttgcccaaggactcttactggtgtagcgcagcacccacagcacccacagtcacccagacccacatggtgttgtaactcagtggcaggtagtggtgttatctgttgcgccacaccaaccaccagcacCTACAGGGACCTCTATGCAAACTGGTCAGGATGTTCTGTGGCCCACCGGCTAGCCATAACCTATTCAAAGGGTTAACAGAATTATAAATCTATGGTTCAAAAGGTTAAAAGGTTAAGATGTGAATAAAGTGCTTCAGAGTAAGGGTTTGCTGGGTTTGCTGGGGTTTGGTGGTGTAAAACgcttggttctagataacctccccagtCAGAACTAatagttctacagtggaggtgaagggaagcagacgtctgaagctctaataataaaagctcctcacagaaagttcttgcATGTGATGAagatgctgcctgatgcctgagacactgttctaccagagatCTGAGAAGATGGGGAACGTTGTGAGGCAAAATAGTTCCCAAAGAAAAGAAATCTGGTTCTTGATTTCCTGTGAATCTCAGAAGATACGTTTGGGTTGACTGGTGGGTTTGAGAGTAAATAAAgaggctatatttgtgttgttgtCATGGCCACTTAATAAAACTGTAAAGACCTCCATGCACCCGTCCATGGGCACTGATTTAACTACATTAGAAAGAGACTGAAACTGCTCACCTTCTGACGAAAAGGCACAGTTATCCAGCGTGACATCTTTCTTCGGAATTAAAACTGGTGGACAGACAGAAAGTAAACACACATTACTAACGTTTATGGAATTCAGCAACTCTATCTGAACTCTGAACGCTGTCatgccatgctgcctaatgtcaggctagtagaggggtataaagccccccagctttgaggagctgtggagcagtggaagaagaactgtgttctctggaatgatggtggtggagctccatctaggacttttgggatgaattagggaacttgagatgaggtggggtggtgatcatctatacaacatcctgacctgactaacacttttgtcaatcaaatcctcacagcaatgctcctcctccaaaatctagcagaaagcattcttctctggacagtagagacagttactccaacagaagcaaggGTTGACAAATatagaagaaacaacgaatgagcaggtgtcccaatacttttgtccaaatagtgtacctTGTTGCCACTGGTTTTCACACCCAGTGATGTATCAACAGGCCTAGGGTGACACATTTTCTCATGAAACCGGTCCCACCCACTGGCAATCAAAATTCCTGATTATGTTACTACTGGTTAGGAGGACATAAAGGCtttcagtccagctcctgaagaCCAATGGGATATACTCAGTACACCTGCCATTGCCATAACtgacatatatacacactatatgtccagaaaTTTGTGGAcgccacttctaatgaatgcattcagctactttccactgtacctattgctgacagatgtgcaaatgcacacacacacacacacacacacacacacacacacacagcttgtctagtccctgtagaggagaggtactgccaatagaatagggctctctggagcagatgaacctataggcaccatgactaatgccagagGGGTTAATATCTGGGATGGTTCCAAGTAAAATTTAACAATGCAATAAGGGTATTTAGAAGCTAGCACTACTATTTGCTCTTTTGCACCTAAACTACCCCGTCAGAGAGTGCTATCTGATCTGGATTATAAAGGATAGAACAAAATGTGAAGTGAAAGCTCAAGCATTTCATTATGACCATCCAGTGGTTCCCAAGACCACTAGTCTCTGTGACCCCATGCCCTGGATTTTcacattttctcttttctaCATGATTCGCCTGACTTAGCCCTTGAAGCGTTTGGTAATGGGCCTATCTATGCTCCGCCCCCTCTCCATGCTCCGCCTCCTACCCATGCTCTGCATTCTCACATACTGTAGCCATTGTTGCTAGGTTGTGCTTGTGGAAAAATCCCATTAAgtaaataagaaatgtaaaGCTGCTACATAATCATCACCATTTAACATTACTGAGCTGGACTGTAGCTGTAGGCAGAATTCGACTCACAATAAACACTCGTTTATTCAGTCATACTTACGGTCGGCCGACGTGACGGTCAGATTTGGTTCTGATGATGCACACACAGTCGATATGgagcctttctttttttgccctTTAAGAGAAAAGAGAGCACACTGTCAGTCTGAGAAGCATTACAAATcgtatataacatatataataaaatcagtggtcagtgagagactgtaattaactctatataacattagaataaacccaaataaacataaagtcagtggtcagtgagagtgcctacctgtaattaactctatataacattagaataaacaatattaaacataaagtcaatggtcagtgagtgtctacctgtaattaattctatataacattagaataaacccaaataaacataaagtcagcagtcagtgagagtctctacctgtaattaactctatataacattagaataaacccaaata
This sequence is a window from Salminus brasiliensis chromosome 18, fSalBra1.hap2, whole genome shotgun sequence. Protein-coding genes within it:
- the LOC140539546 gene encoding uncharacterized protein isoform X2, with product MRGTIFNFLLVITWPSLQALFRVTSEQASYEGELHREVRMGCGFTPITNFSELTVTWSRTIPQPVMEVFRLERGVENYNFTDGHFLKRARLLTDELKNFRAVLEISQLQMSDSGTYACVIRHTGSDHKMTSLTVRAPYSPVKKSVRKMDNGEVELSCESQGFPLANVVWNNNSLANSSSSHIGNTSEGTLKVTSRVTVMGDIISNYTCSFEMEGVVVQSATFNIPGQKKKGSISTVCASSEPNLTVTSADLLIPKKDVTLDNCAFSSEVSEEKAEKLREVLRRRYADLNTAEMKSGFTLQHKLLCGEKQYDHLQPIIPGLKETVLLEVKEGSGTSSLAQKLAFSWANNLNSDLFNIGGIRLVILVNFEGQEGDFFQVVGSNIPSEAGLETADVRDILLGNTDSLLVLDGYEQGNNREVDGTLMKFLKERSTSRVLITARPGHQLSGVGKVLTRTLQLHTQAEGS